Proteins encoded together in one Pangasianodon hypophthalmus isolate fPanHyp1 chromosome 18, fPanHyp1.pri, whole genome shotgun sequence window:
- the nup107 gene encoding nuclear pore complex protein Nup107: MDWSQNWLNSPVVRDSEVTRAARRKSSHKKVAFPLAQDESPSAAITESTTPARPLLRQNPGSLLKHTFTPRSALKNPDVSAILGTGSRSSRFVHTPRPKGSLSMNLDDSDWTNSLYPSPLSVLGDGSFTDEMNMSAVMLKEEDPGEAASVSLFPEFLQSYLRHSSTAVFDLLEDYETNCQEKVNTLQKLVLRSSSSQQKSSKTASITWLLQQEMVTWRLINSLYRDRIQTAMEDGLMMDITSPSESEKSIMEQFFQRDSMVRQSQLVVDWLESIAKDEIGDFSDNIEYYAKSVYWENTLHTLKLRRDQASASFSRPLVTELDPDAPIRQKRPLADLDREDDARLLRYIYTLIRAGMTDEAQRLCKRCGQAWRAATLEGWKLYHDPNYSEGGAELQPVEGNPHRCVWKVCCWRMAEEEQFNRYERAIYAVLSGNLRQLLPVCESWEDTVWAYFRVLVDSLLEQELRSSGLSHEELEELPREYLEASWTMEKVFEELQATESKRVLEATKEHYHIIQKFVILGDLDGLLEEFGDWLGRTPPLPAHLLRFMTHLVLFYRSLGMQLKDEVCVDVLKAYISLLVKEKQVELIAFYVSHLPADMGVTQYARFLEEVTENEQRRRCLELAGQAGLDVAAVTKTVVETVRERDGEEFAHHDLTPALDTGTTAEDRQKIDVIDWLVFDPAQRAEALKQSNAIMRKFLASKKHDAAKLVFAKVPEDSMREIYRQWEEQGMNTPLPAEEENAIREHLCIRAYLEAHEAFNEWFRHMNSPPVKPTPPTQAKFTETVAYEMKEKEYKIEYENWQGRLDALTEEVKERIYNVLLFVDGGWMVDVREDAEVDSERSIQMALLRRLCLPMMTFLLLTVLQRTERHQESLRLADVIASDQHRLYEVFSKDELQKFLQKMRESSLLLLDKGLDPLGYELQS; this comes from the exons ATGGACtg gagtcaGAACTGGCTGAACTCTCCGGTGGTTCGAGATTCAGAAGTGACGCGAGCCGCCCGAAGGAAAAGCTCCCACAAGAAGGTGGCAT TTCCTCTTGCGCAGGATGAGTCTCCTTCAGCCGCCATCACCGAAAGCACGACCCCGGCGCGACCCCTGCTGCGCCAGAACCCCGGCTCTCTCCTCAAACACACGT TCACCCCGAGAAGTGCGCTCAAGAACCCGGACGTGTCGGCCATCTTGGGCACGGGGAGCAGATCGTCTCGCTTCGTGCACACGCCGCGGCCCAAAGGCAGCCTCAGCATG AACCTGGACGACAGCGACTGGACGAACAGTCTGTACCCGTCTCCTCTGTCTGTGCTGGGAGACGGCAGCTTCACAGACGAGATGAACATGAGCGCCGTTATGCTGAAGGAGGAAGATCCAGGAGAggctg cgtcAGTCAGTCTGTTCCCCGAGTTTCTGCAGTCGTATCTGCGTCACTCGTCCACCGCTGTGTTTGATCTGCTGGAAGACTATGAGACAAACTGTCAGgaaaag gtgaacACACTGCAGAAGCTGGTCCTGCGCTCGTCCTCCAGTCAGCAGAAATCATCTAAAACAGCCAGCATCACCTGGCTCCTGCAGCAGGAAATGGTCACCTGGAGACTCATCAACTCActatacag ggACAGGATTCAGACAGCTATGGAGGATGGGCTGATGATGGACATAACT TCTCCCAGTGAAAGTGAGAAGTCTATAATGGAGCAGTTCTTTCAGAGGGACAGCATGGTGCGACAGAGCCAG ctggtaGTGGACTGGCTCGAGAGCATCGCCAAAGACGAGATCGGCGATTTCTCAGATAATATTGAATACTACGCCAAATCTGTGTACTG ggagaacactctacacactctgaAGCTGAGGAGGGATCAGGCGAGTGCGTCCTTCAGCAGACCCCTGGTGACCGAGCTCGACCCCGACGCCCCCATCAGACAGAAACGCCCGCTGGCAGACCTGGACCGAGAGGACGACGCCCGTCTGCTCAGATACATCTACACTCTCATCCGCGCCGGCATGActgatgag gctcaGAGACTGTGTAAGAGATGTGGTCAGGCCTGGCGCGCTGCCACCTTGGAAGGTTGGAAACTTTATCACGACCCCAACTACAGTGAAG gtggggcAGAGCTACAGCCGGTGGAAGGGAATCCTCATCGGTGTGTGTGGAAGGTGTGCTGTTGGAGGATGGCTGAGGAG gagcaGTTTAACAGGTATGAGAGAGCCATCTATGCTGTGCTGAGTGGAAACCTCCGACAG TTGTTGCCAGTGTGTGAGTCGTGGGAGGATACGGTGTGGGCGTATTTCCGTGTGCTGGTAGACTCGTTGCTAGAGCAGGAGCTGCGTTCCTCAGGGCTGAGTCatgaggagctggaggagctgCCCAGAGAATACCTGGAGGCCAG ttggACGATGGAAAAAGTATTTGAAGAGCTACAAGCAACCGAGTCAAAG AGAGTTCTGGAAGCAACCAAGGAGCACTATCACATTATTCAGAAGTTCGTCATCCTCGGAGACCTGGATG gtcTTCTGGAAGAGTTTGGTGATTGGTTAGGAAGGACACCACCATTACCGGCTCATCTCCTGCGCTTCATGACTCACCTGGTGCTGTTCTATCGCAGTCTGGGCATGCAGCTGaag gatgaggtgtgtgtagatgtgctgAAAGCCTACATCTCTCTGCTGGTGAAGGAGAAGCAGGTGGAGCTCATAGCGTTCTACGTCAGTCACCTGCCGGCGGACATGGGCGTGACTCAGTACGCCCGCTTCCTGGAGGAAGTGACAGAGAACGAACAGCGCAGACGCTGCCTGGAGCTCGCAGGGCAAGCTG gtctgGACGTCGCGGCGGTCACTAAGACGGTGGTGGAGACGGTgcgagagagagacggagaggagTTCGCCCACCATGACCTCACTCCTGCGCTGGACACGGGCACTACAGCG GAGGATCGTCAGAAGATCGACGTCATTGATTGGCTGGTGTTTGACCCCGCCCAGCGTGCGGAGGCCTTGAAGCAGAGCAACGCCATCATGAGGAAGTTCCTGG cCTCTAAGAAGCACGACGCTGCTAAGCTGGTCTTCGCCAAAGTTCCAGAAGATTCCATGCGGGAAATTTACCGGCAGTGGGAGGAGCAGGGAATGAACACGCCGCTGCCTGCCGAGGAAGAGAACGCCATCCGAGAACACCTCTGTATCCGAGCCTACCTG GAAGCTCATGAAGCCTTTAATGAGTGGTTCAGACACATGAACTCGCCCCCCGTGAAGCCCACCCCACCCACCCAGGCCAAGTTCACAGAGACCGTCGCCTACGAGATGAAGGAGAAAGAGTACAAG atagagTATGAGAACTGGCAGGGGCGGCTGGACGCTCTGACTGAGGAGGTGAAGGAGAGGATCTACAACGTGCTGCTGTTTGTGGACGGAGGCTGGATGGTGGATGTCAGAGAG GATGCGGAGGTGGACTCGGAGCGCTCCATTCAGATGGCTCTGCTCCGGCGCTTGTGTTTGCCCATGATGACGTTCCTGCTGCTGACGGTGCTGCAGAGAACCGAGCGACACCAGGAGAGCCTTCGCCTCGCTGACGTCATCGCCTCCGACCAGCACCGGCTGTACGAG gtgttctCTAAAGACGAGCTGCAGAAGTTTCTTCAGAAGATGAGGGAGTCGTCTCTGCTGTTATTGGACAAAGGGCTCGATCCTCTCGGCTATGAGCTCCAGTCCTAG